Proteins from a genomic interval of Xanthomonas sp. AM6:
- a CDS encoding LacI family DNA-binding transcriptional regulator yields MANVSVATVSRTMNGHQHVAEPVRARVLEAARTLHYVPHHAARSLSSRRTHTIGVVLPDLHGEFFSELIRGIDTVARERGLHLLVSSYHGEPEEQRLAVRRMPGRVDGLLIMSPYLGSGADGAIDMLPGALPAVLMNCAERIADTQVLNVDNYGGARTMTGHLLDSGHRRIAFIAGPEDNFDARERLRGYRDELHARSPQTPPQVLPGNFDEASGYRAGQALLQGERPDVVFAANDMMALGCLFAFTHAGLRVPDDIALAGFDDVPMARYVHPALTTMRVDIAGFGARAMQLLIAALEPQTASAPPSTDIAPQLIVRASSVQRGTAMD; encoded by the coding sequence ATGGCCAACGTCTCGGTGGCGACGGTGTCGCGCACCATGAACGGCCACCAGCACGTGGCCGAGCCGGTGCGCGCGCGGGTGCTGGAAGCGGCGCGCACCCTGCACTACGTGCCGCACCATGCCGCGCGCAGCCTCAGCAGCCGCCGCACCCACACCATCGGCGTGGTCTTGCCCGACCTGCACGGCGAGTTCTTCTCCGAACTGATCCGCGGCATCGACACGGTCGCGCGCGAGCGCGGCCTGCACCTGCTGGTGTCCAGCTACCACGGCGAGCCGGAGGAACAGCGGCTGGCGGTGCGGCGCATGCCCGGGCGCGTGGACGGGCTGCTGATCATGTCGCCCTACCTGGGCAGCGGCGCCGACGGCGCCATCGACATGCTTCCCGGCGCCTTGCCGGCGGTGCTGATGAACTGCGCCGAGCGCATCGCCGACACGCAGGTGCTCAACGTCGACAACTACGGCGGCGCGCGCACGATGACCGGCCACCTGCTCGACAGCGGCCACCGCCGCATCGCCTTCATCGCCGGGCCGGAGGACAACTTCGACGCGCGCGAACGCCTGCGCGGCTACCGCGACGAATTGCATGCGCGCAGCCCGCAGACGCCGCCGCAGGTGCTGCCGGGCAACTTCGACGAAGCCTCCGGCTACCGCGCCGGCCAGGCGCTGCTGCAGGGCGAGCGCCCGGACGTGGTGTTCGCGGCCAACGACATGATGGCGCTCGGCTGCCTGTTCGCCTTCACCCACGCCGGCCTGCGCGTGCCCGACGACATCGCCCTGGCCGGCTTCGACGACGTGCCGATGGCGCGCTACGTGCACCCGGCGCTGACCACGATGCGGGTGGACATCGCCGGCTTCGGCGCGCGCGCGATGCAGCTGCTGATCGCCGCGCTGGAACCGCAGACCGCGTCCGCGCCGCCGTCCACCGACATCGCCCCGCAATTGATCGTCCGTGCGTCCAGTGTCCAGCGAGGAACCGCCATGGACTGA
- a CDS encoding discoidin domain-containing protein, producing the protein MALPVQAQDGRLPPRDTWRASSSSSQVKAQAIEYLIDGDATTRTGGAFSPGHWFQVDLGRVARVGGVHLQWDTANPEGFLLQASNDGQRWDTVYTMADSMGGSETLFFAPRRARYLRLASPERTADWGVSIYEMEPLGDAASARLQGLSAADAAALWQGGAAVAMPGKGAQARQLDIAFPRAFASTGLIVEFAGAHGAARLQAQDAAGRWSTLAEDPQAGQSDSAYLAGTAPVQARALRLRVDAAPGGAAPALRRLRLLGPKAVMTPMKRYQVAAQRGDARALFPASLHMQQTYWTAVGIHAGRQKSIFDEYGNLEAWKGAPLVQPLWRDASGAAAGADGHALTHALRDGWKPMPSVRWSPQPGLELRSETFAIEHNGQPVTLLRHRLRNTGNTPVSGTLSLLVRPMQMNPPWQNGGLSPIHDVAVEDAAVRVNGRLLLESLSPPSGAGAEAFGAHGETEITRHVAAGTLPAQRQAHDADGLAAAMLNYAVTLAPGAQQDVVLAFPLGTANADKQGRLPPAPALDRAALLGADRRDPGRSFDALAERVSADWQRRLGNVGLSLPDASLVDMLRAQAAYMLINQTGPAMQPGPRNYNRSFIRDGMATSAVLLRMGQAKVARDYLQWYSDHAVHPNGLVSPILNDDGSVNDGFGSDLEYDSQGEYITLVADVARLDGGPESVRAYLPKVKLAMQFMQQLRERTLVPGYMAEQPAPERFRGILAPSISHEGYSSPTHSYWDDYWALKGWHDGAWLAESLGDAQTAAWAREQYAALRTSLAASIRATMAWKGADFIPAAADLGDGDPSSVSIALDPTGQQDLLPEQALRTTFARYLDDVRKRKQPNALWAYSPYEMRNVLTYVHLDQPQVADELLQDMLRDRRPFEWQVLAEVVQSRLRFPRYLGDMPHTWIGAEYARTLFGMLMHEGDDALVLLPGAPPSWLAGDGLSVQRLPTAHGQLSMRARQRDEVLRIELGSGLRAGTAVRVVWPSRTRPTQVRVDGRRVDNYDAGGVVLRKPFRTLEARW; encoded by the coding sequence GCCCTGCCAGTGCAGGCGCAGGACGGCCGTTTGCCGCCGCGCGACACGTGGCGCGCCTCCAGTTCCTCCAGCCAGGTCAAGGCGCAGGCGATCGAGTACCTGATCGACGGCGATGCCACCACCCGCACCGGCGGCGCCTTCAGCCCCGGGCATTGGTTCCAGGTCGACCTGGGCCGCGTGGCGCGGGTCGGCGGCGTGCACCTGCAATGGGACACCGCCAATCCGGAAGGCTTCCTGCTGCAGGCCTCCAACGACGGCCAGCGCTGGGACACGGTCTACACCATGGCCGACTCGATGGGCGGCAGCGAGACGCTGTTCTTCGCGCCGCGCCGCGCGCGCTATCTGCGTCTGGCCAGTCCCGAACGCACCGCCGACTGGGGCGTGTCGATCTACGAGATGGAACCGCTGGGCGATGCGGCCAGCGCGCGCCTGCAGGGCCTGTCGGCGGCCGACGCGGCGGCGCTGTGGCAGGGCGGTGCGGCGGTGGCGATGCCCGGCAAGGGCGCGCAGGCGCGGCAGCTGGACATCGCGTTCCCGCGCGCGTTCGCCAGCACCGGGCTGATCGTCGAGTTCGCCGGCGCGCACGGCGCGGCGCGGCTGCAGGCGCAAGATGCCGCGGGCCGCTGGAGCACGCTGGCCGAGGACCCGCAGGCCGGGCAGAGCGACAGCGCCTACCTGGCCGGCACCGCGCCGGTCCAGGCGCGCGCGCTGCGCCTGCGCGTGGACGCCGCGCCCGGCGGCGCCGCGCCGGCGCTGCGTCGCCTGCGCCTGCTCGGGCCCAAGGCGGTGATGACGCCGATGAAGCGCTACCAGGTCGCCGCGCAGCGCGGCGACGCGCGCGCGCTGTTCCCGGCCTCGCTGCACATGCAGCAGACCTACTGGACCGCGGTCGGCATCCACGCCGGCCGGCAGAAATCGATCTTCGACGAGTACGGCAACCTGGAGGCGTGGAAGGGCGCGCCGCTGGTGCAGCCGCTGTGGCGCGACGCGTCCGGCGCCGCCGCCGGTGCCGATGGCCACGCGCTGACCCATGCGCTGCGCGACGGCTGGAAGCCGATGCCGTCGGTGCGCTGGTCGCCGCAGCCGGGGCTGGAGCTGCGCAGCGAGACCTTCGCGATCGAACACAACGGGCAACCGGTGACGCTGCTGCGCCACCGCCTGCGCAACACCGGCAACACGCCGGTCAGCGGCACGCTGTCGCTGCTGGTGCGGCCGATGCAGATGAACCCGCCGTGGCAGAACGGCGGCCTGTCGCCGATCCACGACGTGGCCGTGGAGGACGCCGCGGTGCGCGTCAACGGGCGCCTGCTGCTGGAATCGCTGAGCCCGCCCAGCGGCGCCGGCGCCGAGGCGTTCGGCGCGCACGGGGAAACCGAGATCACCCGCCACGTCGCCGCCGGCACGCTGCCGGCGCAACGCCAGGCGCACGACGCCGACGGCCTGGCCGCGGCGATGCTGAACTACGCGGTGACCCTGGCGCCGGGCGCGCAGCAGGACGTGGTGCTGGCGTTCCCGCTCGGCACCGCCAACGCCGACAAGCAGGGCCGCCTGCCGCCGGCGCCGGCCCTGGACCGCGCCGCGCTGCTCGGTGCCGACCGCCGCGATCCCGGCCGCAGCTTCGATGCGCTGGCCGAGCGCGTCTCCGCCGATTGGCAGCGGCGGCTCGGCAACGTCGGTCTGAGCCTGCCCGACGCCAGCCTGGTCGACATGCTGCGCGCGCAGGCCGCGTACATGCTGATCAACCAGACCGGCCCGGCGATGCAGCCCGGCCCGCGCAACTACAACCGCTCCTTCATCCGCGACGGCATGGCGACCTCGGCGGTGCTGCTGCGCATGGGCCAGGCCAAGGTCGCCCGCGACTACCTGCAGTGGTACAGCGACCACGCGGTGCACCCGAACGGGCTGGTGTCGCCGATCCTCAACGACGACGGCAGCGTCAACGACGGCTTCGGCTCGGACCTGGAGTACGACAGCCAGGGCGAGTACATCACCCTGGTCGCCGACGTGGCGCGCCTGGACGGCGGCCCGGAGAGCGTGCGCGCCTACCTGCCGAAGGTGAAGCTGGCGATGCAGTTCATGCAGCAGCTGCGCGAGCGCACCCTGGTGCCCGGCTACATGGCCGAGCAGCCGGCGCCGGAGCGTTTCCGCGGCATCCTGGCGCCGTCGATCAGCCACGAAGGCTATTCCAGCCCCACCCACAGCTACTGGGACGACTACTGGGCGCTGAAGGGCTGGCACGACGGCGCCTGGCTGGCCGAGTCGCTGGGCGATGCGCAGACCGCGGCCTGGGCGCGCGAGCAGTACGCCGCGCTGCGCACCTCGCTGGCCGCCTCGATCCGCGCCACGATGGCCTGGAAGGGCGCCGACTTCATCCCCGCCGCCGCCGACCTGGGCGACGGCGACCCGAGCAGCGTGTCGATCGCGCTCGACCCCACCGGCCAGCAGGACCTGCTGCCCGAGCAGGCCCTGCGCACCACCTTCGCCCGCTACCTGGACGACGTGCGCAAGCGCAAGCAGCCCAACGCGCTGTGGGCGTACTCGCCGTACGAGATGCGCAACGTGCTGACCTACGTGCATCTGGACCAGCCGCAGGTCGCCGACGAACTGCTGCAGGACATGCTGCGCGACCGCCGCCCGTTCGAATGGCAGGTGCTGGCCGAGGTGGTGCAGTCGCGGCTGCGCTTCCCGCGCTACCTCGGCGACATGCCGCATACCTGGATCGGCGCCGAGTACGCGCGCACCCTGTTCGGCATGCTGATGCACGAAGGCGACGACGCCTTGGTGCTGCTGCCGGGCGCGCCGCCGTCCTGGCTGGCCGGCGACGGCCTGTCGGTGCAGCGCCTGCCCACCGCCCATGGCCAGCTGAGCATGCGCGCGCGGCAGCGCGACGAAGTGCTGCGCATCGAACTCGGCAGCGGGCTGCGCGCCGGCACCGCGGTGCGCGTGGTGTGGCCCTCGCGCACGCGGCCGACGCAGGTGCGCGTGGACGGCCGCCGCGTCGACAACTACGACGCCGGCGGCGTGGTGCTGCGCAAGCCGTTCCGGACCCTGGAGGCGCGCTGGTGA